The Procambarus clarkii isolate CNS0578487 chromosome 39, FALCON_Pclarkii_2.0, whole genome shotgun sequence genome window below encodes:
- the LOC138372623 gene encoding mucin-1-like, whose protein sequence is MVGKDEGTVSSAWYLDQPPAPGTLTSHQHLVPRPISSAWYLDQPPAPGTSTSHQQLVPRPVSSTWYLDQPPAPGTSTSLQRLVPRPVSSTWYLNQPPAPGTSTSLQQLLPRPASSTWYLNQSPAPGTSTSLQHLVPRPVTSTWYLDQPPAPGTSTSHQHLVPRPVSSTWYLDQSPAPGTSTSLQHLVPRPASSTWFLDEPPASGSSTSFQHLVPRPASSTWFLDQPPAPGSSTSLQHLVPRRASSTWFLDQPPAPGSSTRLQHLVPRPASSTWFLDQPPAPGSSTSLQHLVPRPASSTWFLDQPPAPGSSTSLQHLVPRPASSTYLQHLVPRPASSTWYLNQPPAPGTSTSLQHLVPQPVSSAWYLDQPPAPGTLTSHQHLVPRPISSAWYLDQPPAPGTSTSHQQLVPRPVSSTWYLDQSPALGTSTSLQRLVPRPVSSTWYLNQPPAPGTSTSLQQLLPRPASSTWYLNQSPAPGTSTSLQHLVPRPATSTWYLDQSPAPGTSTSLQHLVPRPASSTWFLDQLPAPGSSTSLQHLVPRPASSTWFLDEPPAPGSSTSFQHLVPRPASSTWFLDQPPAPGSSTSLQHLVPRRASSTWFLDQPPAPGSSTRLQHLVPRPASSTWFLDQPPAPGSSTSLQHLVPRPASSTWFLDEPPAPGSSTSLQHLVPRPASSTWFLDQPPAPSISTSFQHLVPGPAFSTWYLDQPPAPGTSTSLQHLVPRPASSTWYLQGHVS, encoded by the exons atggtggggaaggacgagggtacGG TCTCCAGCGCCTGGTACCTCGACCAGCCTCCAgcacctggtaccttaaccagtCACCAGCACCTGGTACCTCGACCAATCTCCAGCGCCTGGTACCTCGACCAGCCTCCAGCACCTGGTACCTCAACCAGTCACCAGCAGCTGGTACCTCGACCAGTCTCCAGCACCTGGTACCTCGACCAGCCTCCAGCACCTGGTACCTCAACCAGTCTCCAGCGCCTGGTACCTCGACCAGTCTCCAgcacctggtaccttaaccagcCTCCAGCACCTGGTACCTCGACCAGCCTCCAGCAGCTGTTACCTCGACCAGCCTCCAGCACCTGGTACCTCAACCAGTCACCAGCACCTGGTACCTCGACCAGCCTCCAGCACCTGGTACCTCGACCAGTCACCAGCACCTGGTACCTCGACCAGCCTCCAGCACCTGGTACCTCGACCAGCCACCAGCACCTGGTACCTCGACCAGTCTCCAGCACCTGGTACCTCGACCAGTCTCCAGCACCTGGTACCTCGACCAGCCTCCAGCACCTGGTTCCTCGACCAGCTTCCAGCACCTGGTTCCTCGACGAGCCTCCAGCATCTGGTTCCTCGACCAGCTTCCAGCACCTGGTTCCTCGACCAGCCTCCAGCACCTGGTTCCTCGACCAGCCTCCAGCACCTGGTTCCTCGACCAGCCTCCAGCACCTGGTTCCTCGACGAGCCTCCAGCACCTGGTTCCTCGACCAGCCTCCAGCACCTGGTTCCTCGACCCGCCTCCAGCACCTGGTTCCTCGACCAGCCTCCAGCACCTGGTTCCTCGACCAGCCTCCAGCACCTGGTTCCTCGACCAGCCTCCAGCACCTGGTTCCTCGACCCGCCTCCAGCACCTGGTTCCTCGACCAGCCTCCAGCACCTGGTTCCTCGACCAGCCTCCAGCACCTGGTTCCTCGACCAGCCTCCAGCACCTA CCTCCAGCACCTGGTTCCTCGACCAGCCTCCAGCACCTGGTACCTCAACCAGCCTCCAGCACCTGGTACCTCAACCAGCCTCCAGCACCTGGTACCTCAACCAGTCTCCAGCGCCTGGTACCTCGACCAGCCTCCAgcacctggtaccttaaccagtCACCAGCACCTGGTACCTCGACCAATCTCCAGCGCCTGGTACCTCGACCAGCCTCCAGCACCTGGTACCTCAACCAGTCACCAGCAGCTGGTACCTCGACCAGTCTCCAGCACCTGGTACCTCGACCAGTCTCCAGCACTTGGTACCTCAACCAGTCTCCAGCGCCTGGTACCTCGACCAGTCTCCAgcacctggtaccttaaccagcCTCCAGCACCTGGTACCTCGACCAGCCTCCAGCAGCTGTTACCTCGACCAGCCTCCAGCACCTGGTACCTCAACCAGTCACCAGCACCTGGTACCTCGACCAGCCTCCAGCACTTGGTACCTCGACCAGCCACCAGCACCTGGTACCTCGACCAGTCTCCAGCACCTGGTACCTCGACCAGTCTCCAGCACCTGGTACCTCGACCAGCCTCCAGCACCTGGTTCCTCGACCAGCTTCCAGCACCTGGTTCCTCGACCAGCCTCCAGCACCTGGTTCCTCGACCAGCCTCCAGCACCTGGTTCCTCGACGAGCCTCCAGCACCTGGTTCCTCGACCAGCTTCCAGCACCTGGTTCCTCGACCAGCCTCCAGCACCTGGTTCCTCGACCAGCCTCCAGCACCTGGTTCCTCGACCAGCCTCCAGCACCTGGTTCCTCGACGAGCCTCCAGCACCTGGTTCCTCGACCAGCCTCCAGCACCTGGTTCCTCGACCCGCCTCCAGCACCTGGTTCCTCGACCAGCCTCCAGCACCTGGTTCCTCGACCAGCCTCCAGCACCTGGTTCCTCGACCAGCCTCCAGCACCTGGTTCCTCGACCCGCCTCCAGCACCTGGTTCCTCGACGAGCCTCCAGCACCTGGTTCCTCGACGAGCCTCCAGCACCTGGTTCCTCGACCAGCCTCCAGCACCTGGTTCCTCGACCAGCCTCCAGCACCTAGTATTTCGACCAGCTTCCAGCACCTGGTACCGGGACCAGCCTTCAGCACCTGGTACCTCGACCAGCCTCCAGCACCTGGTACCTCAACCAGCCTCCAGCACCTGGTTCCTCGACCAGCCTCCAGCACCTGGTACCTCCAGGGACATgtcagctga